A portion of the Clostridium gelidum genome contains these proteins:
- a CDS encoding sugar transferase, which produces MLKERMQHRKIYEFIKRVADIVCSLIALLVLMPILVVVAMLVKIESEGPIIFSQERVGKYGKTFKMYKFRSMVINAEQIKKQLANKNERTGPMFKINNDPRITNVGRFIRRTSIDELPQLVNILKGEMSIVGPRPSLPNEVKEFEEWMLKRLNVKPGLTCYWQVAGRNDIEFEEWMKLDVKYVKERNIIIDVKLIFKTFFVLFGDKNAS; this is translated from the coding sequence ATGTTAAAAGAACGAATGCAACATAGAAAGATATATGAGTTTATAAAGAGAGTTGCAGATATAGTTTGTTCTTTAATAGCACTACTAGTTTTGATGCCAATACTAGTAGTAGTTGCAATGCTTGTAAAAATCGAATCAGAAGGGCCTATAATTTTTTCGCAAGAGAGGGTAGGAAAGTATGGTAAAACATTTAAAATGTACAAATTTAGATCTATGGTAATTAACGCAGAGCAGATTAAAAAACAGTTAGCTAATAAAAATGAAAGAACTGGCCCGATGTTTAAAATAAATAATGATCCTAGAATAACCAACGTAGGAAGGTTTATTAGAAGGACAAGTATAGATGAATTGCCACAGCTAGTTAATATTTTAAAAGGCGAAATGAGTATCGTAGGGCCAAGACCATCCCTTCCAAATGAAGTTAAAGAATTTGAAGAATGGATGTTGAAAAGATTAAATGTTAAGCCGGGACTAACTTGCTATTGGCAAGTAGCAGGAAGAAACGACATTGAATTTGAAGAGTGGATGAAATTAGATGTTAAATATGTAAAAGAAAGAAATATTATAATTGATGTAAAATTAATATTTAAAACATTTTTTGTTTTGTTTGGAGATAAAAATGCAAGTTAA
- a CDS encoding tyrosine-protein phosphatase, translated as MIDIHSHILPKIDDGAENINITLEMIKNAVNDGIEKIVATPHYYIGYGTTPITEVKDYINKLNYFIEEKNLKIQIYSGQEVYLNEHTIHDYLEGKIGTINDSKYMLIECPMNEFNDYIFDIIYELKIRGIIPIIAHPERYFFVIENRLYINKFIEYGCLFQVNSGSIQGLFGRKVKLAAELLLNNGIYNFIGSDAHNNTNRTTGLSKAINLSNKINTESEKIFIESSNKLLKNKNIIFCGQKIKENKFKFHFFS; from the coding sequence ATGATAGATATTCACTCTCATATATTACCCAAAATAGATGATGGAGCAGAAAACATAAATATAACATTAGAAATGATAAAAAATGCAGTTAATGATGGAATTGAAAAAATAGTAGCAACTCCACATTATTATATTGGATATGGAACAACTCCAATTACAGAAGTAAAAGATTATATAAATAAATTAAATTATTTTATAGAGGAAAAGAATTTAAAAATACAAATTTATAGTGGACAAGAAGTGTATTTAAATGAACATACAATACATGATTATTTAGAAGGTAAGATTGGTACTATTAATGATTCAAAATATATGCTCATTGAATGTCCTATGAATGAATTTAATGACTACATATTTGATATAATATATGAACTTAAAATTAGAGGGATTATACCCATAATTGCACATCCAGAAAGATATTTTTTTGTTATAGAAAATCGTTTATATATTAATAAATTCATTGAATATGGATGTTTATTTCAAGTAAATTCTGGGAGTATACAAGGACTATTTGGAAGAAAAGTAAAGTTAGCAGCTGAATTACTATTAAATAATGGAATTTATAACTTTATTGGCTCAGATGCACATAATAATACAAATAGAACGACAGGATTATCAAAAGCAATTAATTTATCCAATAAAATAAATACTGAAAGTGAAAAAATTTTCATTGAAAGTTCAAATAAGTTACTTAAAAATAAAAATATAATATTTTGCGGGCAAAAAATTAAAGAAAATAAATTTAAATTTCACTTTTTTAGCTAA